The sequence TGATTTCTCCGAAAATATGTGATATTTTAGTGACTAAAGTAGGAAGAAAATACactgttttgattttatttttcatatcacTTTTATCATTTATCGGTTGTTTGTTGTTAAAACCACTACCAAAGAAGGAAGTCCAACGGGACGAATTGGTCACTTTAAATAATACCAAACAGGTAAGTTCCTTCTATTAgttgaaaattcttctttttaacCCCAAACCtttcaatattgaataatgTGCATTGAGTTTTTACTATATTTcgtaatacaaaaattttaatatagcttttaaatttcgttatttttattatttatttattattttaatctgtTGAATAAAAATCTAACAGAATGTAAAATGATCTAAGAAAGAGACAATATAAAAGGTAGTAAACGGGATGAAAAGGGTATTAGGAtctaaaaaaagtcaaataggATCTATAAGCGAAAGACAGGATTTAAAGGAATCTGGGAAAAAAAATCAGGATCTGAAAGAACAAATCGAATCTAAAATTGTCTAAGAAGACAAAACAGACTAGAAAAGAGTCTAAAAGGTAtctaaaaaaaccaaaacaaaatccaaaagaaaggaaattaaattttaaaaaaataggcCCTACAATTGGTTCATAAGAGATTTTAAGGAAAGATACTAGAAACTGTAAGCAACTGAGATAGCAAACCAGGATTTGAAAGACAAAACAGGATTTAGAATGAGAAAAATGGACTTGAAATTGTTCAGAAAGAGAAAATGGGATCTTGAAGAGTCAAAGAAGAGGGAACTGGATTTTGAAAAGTCAAAGGAGGGAGAACAGGATCTAAGAGACAAAACAAAATCCAAAAAAGAGGAAACTGAATCTAAAAAAGGAAATAGGACCTACAATTGATCATAAAGAGAAAACACAAcataaaatagacaaaaaaaggATGTGGGATGAAAAAAATGAGATCTTGAGAGTCATAGAAAGGAGAATAGGATCTAAAAGAGACAAAACAGGGTCTAGGATGAGAAAGAGGGATctagagaaagagaaagaaggATCTTAAAGATTCTTAGAAGAGGGAACAGGACCTAGAGAGAGTACGAGGACTGAAAGAGTAAAAGCATGTTTTGTAAGAGAGAAAAGGAGATCTAAACGAGGATACGAAGAGTAAATGGAATTTAAAAGGATAGAAACCATGCTCTAATTGAGCCAGAGGAAAtttacatttgaattttttctcgGTTGTTATCATTGAACGATATTGTGAGctcactatttttttaaattcaataaaaccaaaagaaaattaacggaatattaatcattataaaattataaaaaatatgttatcaacttcaattcaaattataaaaaatgacaaataagACATTATAACCAACGTATAGAATGTAATTTCCTTTAAAAATTGTGGCATAATTTTCTGTGATTGGTGTTATAACCATCATGGCGgctttattttgatgaaattatttgattttgaccGTTCGAATGTTGCAACTTCATCACACTTTTGTTTTAGACAAACGTTGAAAATAGCACAAATAAAATCTACAAAGAAACTACTCGACCCATCAAAAAGGACACAATTACATCGAAATTAATCAGTATATTCGATTTGACGTTACTTAAACAACCGTCATATACTGTGGCTATCATTTGTTTGGGCGTATCGTTTGCCGCTGAGCTCAATATGGTTCTGATGATGCAAGTCGTCCTTCCGGaactttctaattttaaaagtaACGAAGTGGCCAATGTTACTTCCGTACAATTCGGTTTCGATATAATTGGAAGATTGATTATTCCGATGGTGTGTCATTATTTTAAAGCTAATCCGAAATGGGTGTACGTTAGTGCCCTATTAACCGCTACTGTCGCTAGAACATGTAAGTACGTTGAATACGACTGTTGctatttaatttttgagatagacaaataaaagcaaaaatttataattaaatatggatttattgtttatcaaaatattctccattaatatGAGAACACTTTTatatgcgtttgaaccaattgtcctttccgattgaggtacctccaaaacttgttatttgaacccatcaaccgcttcttcgggtgtagaaaaagttaacctcgcaatttatctttaattattttaaattttcatgaattttggtTACTCTCCAAATACGTGAAAGGAAAAACTTcgtttgaggttatgttgaaaaTACTCCATAGAGTTTTTTTGTGAACTATAAGAGAGCTTAATACCCTTATTTTTCATTCTACTCTTAccacattttaataaaatgaattcaatATTGACGAGCTACAAACCAATCAAAAACTGAttcatattatgtttattttatctaaatacTGATATTTAACTGAGATAAAGAACTAATTTTACagattcataaatattttcaaattttcccgTTTACAAAACTCACAGTCGTTTGAGGTTATATGGAAAATGCTCAATAGggtattttataaaatcaaatagataaatttttctatcttatatTGACGAAAATCGAACagatttgttaataatttatcaaaaactagtTTAGTTTATGTCCATTACACCAAAATAGTTATATTTcgctgaaaaaaaaactatctcaattcaattctaattttcatcaatattttcaattttcccgCTAAAACCTGTAGAAGTGTCATGGTTGCTTTCAAATGACGTTCAAGTTTACAAGGTTcgtttgaggttatgttgaaatTACTTAATAGGTTGTTTTGTGAAATGAATAGAGGAAACAAAAACTAGTTCATATCAATTCCATTTCACCACTGAATTTTGAagctttttcaaatttcattagaaGATATTAACTAAACAATCATTTCAGTAATGATAGCGTATCGTTATTTCAGTATTGACGTTGTATACGCAATCGTATATCATAGTATACATCGCCTGTAGCATCATTGGTGCAACCAAAGGGATGAGGGCTGTATATCAATCTGTTATCATACCAAAGCTAGTTCCTTTGGATAAATTCGTAGCCGCCAATGGCTTTCAAATGTTTTTCACTGGTGCAATCTCGTTAGTTATCGGTCCAATTATAGGTAAGTATGATTTTTAAAgcacactctgtatatttattttgaaaaaacaattttttgtgtgTACCATTTTAGGTGTTGTACATGATGCCTTTAGTTCGTACAAACCTGCGTTACATGCATCATCGATATTGTCgtgtttttgtgttattttatggatttttgaaacttgttttacaagaaaaatttctgttaataatcatgtttgttgaatttttaatttaaataaataattattttattattaccgcctttaattttaataaaaacaatctaTTCGATGCTAATAGGGAAGTTGACTCTGACAAGCCAAGAATCGATCTTTCTCTAaacataaataactttttagaaTCGAGTTGAACCCGTCTTGAGTCAATTAAAATCGATTATCATTCGATAACTTCGactttttttaaacaacaaCATGTAACTTATGAGAGTAGTACAGTTTTAATCGTTTTCATGTATCgactcttatttttttcatttcttcgtTAAACTAACCTCTGTTGGTTGaatcatattaaatatcatcgTTGGTATACTTTGTAACCATTTTAAATATCATCATATCATTCAAGAATTTCCacaataaacaattattaaaaagtctAACAGATAATCGAAAAGTCGACTTTCAGCAATGATTATTTGGCTTTAAGAATCGAAAAATTCGATTCTAAAATCCATCCCGCTAATACCTTCAAACTTTTGTATCTAAGTTCTTTCTACAATTCACTTGACGtggaatttcttcttttttaatgaGTTGTTTACATGTTAAATGAAACGACAAATTAAACCTGTTATAGAAAAagtcaaaaaagaagaaaaatatatatcatagaaaattatgaatttaatagAGGGTTTTTATACACGGTCTTATCTATTATGGAGTGTAAAGGTAAGGAGAATCATCTCGGTGTATTGAAAAGTGTTTAGTAGCAAGTGTAAAGATTTTAAAAACAGCCCTCTAGAACGTGAGATTTAACGACTGCGTATGTGTATGCAAAGCCGTGGAGGCCATTTGTCCGATGTGTAATTCCATAAATAACCCTAACCTATGTACTtgatgattcaataaaaaaatcacaatcaaAAGACTGAAAACTgtgttttctatttaattcaaaCCTAgcggtaattttaaaaaatccattatttggACAATGGAAACACTCATTTtgttttcgataatagtttgACTCATTTTATCTGAGTTATTCATATACCTTATTCAATATCGTAATACGTAATTCCACTGTTTATTCGAGAAGTACGAGACgatgtctttttcaaaaaagaagaatataagTATCAAACGATCATAAAGAATTGTTAATAGCATAGAGGTATTCTTGTAAATCCACGTTATGTTTTCTTTGTAAGGATAATATATGATTCAGGGAAAACGCGTATTTTGATTTATTCCTTTATTAATAACTTTAACTACgaatttcatttgttatttaagAGAACAGAAGCAAAATAcaatctataaataaaatgaggatagataaatgaaaaaaagtagaTCTGTGGTTTCATTGACtgcttgatttttttgtatatcatatagtattttgtagatttttatctatgtttaataaatattactgAAGTTTTAAGAAACGTTGTAttctaaataagaaaaatgaatatatttacaCATAAAAACGAATGTGCTTGTATAActcattattaaataattgatacCGGTTCAAAAGAATATCTGGAATAATATTATGCATACCTATATTGTTTCTAACggaaatattacatttaatattattgaattttgtcgTTAGCATACTATTTGTAGATCGGAATTCactatttttatcattaaaatgtttatttaaactgaataaaatagGCTACTGATATACGAGTAGTTTTTATCGATATATTATGTGCTAAGTCTAGTTGTCAATTAAAGTACAGGgtgttcaaaatattgattagtACAATAGAGACatattgtaatgaaaaatgtaaaGTTTTGCGTAAAATTTAAAGTATACAAGCATGCAAGCAAAAGCTCAAGGGGATTATGTTGAAGTGGTCTAAATGGACAAATTAATATAATACGAAGTTTGCTGCTTAAGtgttgagatatggcaacactgttttgaatatgtcaaatttgacctAACCATCATGAagatttttaatggtgaacttACTGTGAACGTATTGTCATACGAGTCCTATTTGAGTTTTTACttgatacttgaaacattctcgtgcgatgattttctatgacgtggattaaactaacaacagtgtgccgatcaactcacttcgacttttggtgatgaagcaccatttCTAACCAACGTGTTTCGCTGATTTTCTAAATTGAATCGTGGatgcacttcgctacaggatgaatttcgtgactGTCGTCCAAAATCGCTTGTTGTTCTAGAGaacatcgatgctgtacgtaaacagatattgcaagatcgtcatgtaaCATACTGTGAGATTGAGATATACTTGATTATTAGTTCCACTCGCCTACATGCAATATTGgctttcaaaaagatttgtggCGTTGAATACCGAATAATTTGACTGAAAAAGATCTCGTGTCGATTGGagcaaagaaattgaaaaatgaaaaagttcaaTTGTTGCATTTCAAAAGACGCCGATAAAACGAATTGTGGAATTacgcatatgaacccgaaactgaAGAGCAATTGACTGTATTGGTATTTCAAGACGATCCAAATCCAACAAAGTAGTTCGCGCACGAAGAACTTTGacgcaaatggtcgcctgttctttcggaataactggatctgtagccaccgttccattagagcaacgttgAACGGTCAATTCCGAatagtacaccagcatttgtttcccagaagtgttcgaaataATCAGGGAAATCCAtagcagaagacgaatcattctccgccacacatcagttcaaagaaAAACAGTTTTGAACATGGATCATCCACTGTAAAGtcctatccacattctctcgaagtgtgaaacactaaggaactctaCACCTAGACgcatatgaaatagaaaacgaagatctctggaaattaaagccatcccacatactagactttttaaaaggagtggaaTTGATGGATCAGTTGTAAACAGTGGGTTCTCCAGTATTGGAGCAAGaaaaggggacacaatagattATTTGAGTCGCCGTGAATACGAGACCCCAACTCTAGACATACATACATACAGTTTTCTGGGTTAGGTGCTAGGGTTATCTTTTAATGATTCTTGTCCCTCGcgaaataatttagaaaattctttaattgtttaaaatcatCGACACAAGTTACCGTATATAGATTTTGAAGAGCAAATGCAATACGAAGACTTAGTCTTGGTCTTGCACCCTCATATGTGGTGTTGGTCTTGTTGCAAGAGTCTTGCTGGTCTTGTATTGTATAACTGCTCCTAAAGAGTATAAGTATACAAAACCATCTCACGAAAgcaatttgaaatatatcaaaatctaaGAACGGGAATATTTTAACTGCACCAATGGCGTCCGTACGGGATGTGGAATGTGTacgtttggaaaaaaattatttttgtgatgAAATTAAAATGGTAAAAATGAAATCTATGGTAAAATTACTTTCTgatttatgattaaaaataataggtattaaccatttttcaaaaaattaagttgaaGTTATCTGCAACGTGggtatatttaatataatgaaatcaaatattcaGAAAGCTCTTTTAAAAGTTATCCAagttattatacaaaaaatatacctTGTATTTACCATATTTCGATagctatttaaataattttttatgacataTCAGAAAACCCTGTGAGGACATAACTAggtacatattaaaaaaaaatggcatATCGacaatttagaattttttttattaatcaaaaaccATGTCATAATATAATACTAGCTTTTACTCGCGgattcgctcgcatcgaatccattaaataaatatcagaaatcattataatagaaaagaatgaactctgtagctatattagaacctgagatatagatctttgaatgtagaaaaattgccaaaaacctacaaaaatccataactccacattgaatgtccgcgcctagctcctctccaactcaaccgatttaagtgtccaaaaactcaaaagaaagaacgtatttcagcgagtgttcttaaattaaaacgaactctgtagctatattagaacctgagatatagatctttgaatgtagaaaaattgccaaaaacctaacataaatccataactccacattgaatgtctgcGCCTAGCTCCACTcaaactcaaccgatttaagtgtccaaaaactcaaaagaaagaacgtatttcagcgagtgttcttaaattaaaacgaactctgtagctatattagaacctgagatatagatctttgaatgtagaaaaattgccaaaaacctaacataaatccataactccacattgaatgtccgcgcctagctcctctccaactcaaccgatttaagtgtccaaaaactcaaaagaaagaacgtatttcagcgagtgttcttaaattaaaacgaactctgtagctatattagaacctgagatatagatctttgaatgtagaaaaattgccaaaaacctaacataaatccataactccacattgaatgtctgcGCCTAGCTCCACTcaaactcaaccgatttaagtgttcaaaaactcaaaagaaagaaggtgtttcagcgagtgttcttaaaccaaaacgaaccctgtagctatattagaacctgagatatagatctttgaatgtagaaaaattgtgccaaaaacctacaaaaatccataactccacattgaatgtccgcgcctagctcctctccaactcaaccgatttaagtgtccaaaaactcaaaagaaagaacgtatatcagcgagtgttcttaaattaaaacgaactctgtagctatattagaacctgagatatagatctttgaatgtagaaaaattgccaaaaacctaacataaatccataactccacattgaatgtctgcGCCTAGCTCCACTCAAACTCAATCGaattaagtgttcaaaaactcaaaagaaagaaggtgtttcagcgagtgttcttaaaccaaaacgaaccctgtagctatattagaacctgagatatagatctttgaatgtagaaaaattgtgccaaaaacctacaaaaatccataactccacattgaatgtccgcgcctagctcctctccaactcaaccgatttaagtgtccaaaaactcaaaagaaagaacgtatttcagcgagtgttcttaaattaaaacgaactctgtagctatattagaacctgagatatagatctttgaatgtagaaaaattgccaaaaacctaacataaatccataactccacattgaatgtctgcgcctagcttctctccaactcaaccgatttaagtgttcaaaaactcaaaagaaagaaggtg comes from Diorhabda carinulata isolate Delta chromosome 8, icDioCari1.1, whole genome shotgun sequence and encodes:
- the LOC130896967 gene encoding monocarboxylate transporter 10-like, which codes for MNEQTKKKEEQVQPDGGYGWVIIFAIILLNASLSTLVSCFGIIFGADLKSMGVSAAQISLLLHLQSSLYCIVGFFGSPLLKKYQFRTIAFIGAAIWCSGIFITAFAATYTLLVFTISFITGIGQGILMPATYLATNTYFKKRLTLAVSISTTGATLFSVISPKICDILVTKVGRKYTVLILFFISLLSFIGCLLLKPLPKKEVQRDELVTLNNTKQTNVENSTNKIYKETTRPIKKDTITSKLISIFDLTLLKQPSYTVAIICLGVSFAAELNMVLMMQVVLPELSNFKSNEVANVTSVQFGFDIIGRLIIPMVCHYFKANPKWVYVSALLTATVARTLLTLYTQSYIIVYIACSIIGATKGMRAVYQSVIIPKLVPLDKFVAANGFQMFFTGAISLVIGPIIGVVHDAFSSYKPALHASSILSCFCVILWIFETCFTRKISVNNHVC